The following are from one region of the Salvia splendens isolate huo1 chromosome 2, SspV2, whole genome shotgun sequence genome:
- the LOC121775811 gene encoding alanine--glyoxylate aminotransferase 2 homolog 3, mitochondrial-like, translating into MRRHSFSRVAAASKSTLSEPPLPKIPAFDYVPPPYTGPSADEILAKRRHFLNPSIFHSFKTPLCLVDGKMQYLFDDKGRRYLDAFGGIATVGCGHSHPEVVDAVVDQMKRLQHPTVLYLNPAIADFAEKLASKFPGDLKVVFFTNSGTEANELALMMARLYSGCHDVVSVRNGYHGNASGTMAATAQGSYKFNVVQTGVHHALNPDQYRGVFGSDGLKYARDVDDIVTYGTSGRVGAFIAEAIQGVGGVMELAPGYLPAVYDTIRKAGGLCIADEVQSGFARTGSHFWGFEAHGVVPDIVTLAKGIGNGMPLGAVVTTPEIAKVLTHRNYFNTFGGNPVCSAAGLAVLKVIEKEQLQENALTVGSYLKERLVSLKDKHEIIGDVRGRGMMLGIELVTDRQLKAPAKDETLYVLELMKDLGVVVGKGGFFGNVLRITPPLCFTEEDADFLVDVMDYSLSKV; encoded by the exons atgcgTAGACACTCATTCTCCCGCGTCGCAGCCGCCTCCAAATCCACTCTCTCTGAACCTCCTCTCCCGAAAATCCCCGCCTTCGACTACGTCCCCCCACCATACACCGGCCCCTCCGCCGACGAGATCCTCGCCAAGCGCCGCCACTTCCTCAACCCCTCCATCTTTCATTCCTTCAAAACGCCT TTGTGTTTGGTTGATGGGAAGATGCAGTATCTGTTCGACGACAAGGGGCGGAGATACCTCGACGCGTTCGGCGGGATCGCCACCGTGGGATGTGGCCACAGCCACCCCGAGGTGGTGGACGCCGTCGTTGATCAGATGAAGCGTCTCCAGCATCCCACTGTCCTCTATCTCAATCCTGCCATCGCCGATTTTGCCGAGAAGCTCGCTTCCAAGTTTCCCGGCGATCTCAAG GTTGTTTTCTTCACGAATTCGGGGACGGAGGCGAATGAGCTGGCCTTGATGATGGCGCGATTGTACAGTGGCTGCCACGATGTGGTTTCGGTTAGGAATGGCTATCATGGTAATGCTTCCGGCACAATGGCTGCCACTGCTCAAGGAAGCTACAAATTCAATGTTGTGCAG ACTGGTGTGCATCATGCACTGAATCCGGACCAGTACAGAGGCGTCTTTGGGTCGGACGGGTTGAAGTATGCAAGAGATGTGGATGATATAGTCACTTACGGAACGTCTGGTCGTGTTGGTGCCTTCATTGCTGAAGCCATCCAG GGAGTTGGTGGGGTTATGGAGTTGGCCCCGGGATATCTTCCTGCTGTCTACGACACCATAAGAAAGGCAGGTGGCCTTTGCATAGCTGATGAGGTCCAGTCGGGCTTTGCTCGCACCGGGAGCCATTTTTGGGGCTTTGAGGCCCACGGGGTTGTGCCTGATATAGTAACCTTGGCCAAA GGCATTGGGAACGGAATGCCACTGGGTGCAGTGGTGACCACGCCCGAGATTGCAAAGGTGTTGACTCATCGGAACTATTTCAACACGTTTGGTGGCAACCCCGTCTGTAGTGCTGCCGGTCTTGCAGTGCTTAAAGTGATAGAGAAGGAACAGCTTCAGGAGAATGCTCTCACTGTCGGATCGTACCTCAAGGAACGCCTCGTTTCCTTGAAGGACAAACACGAGATCATCGGGGATGTCAGGGGAAGAGGGATGATGCTTGGAATAGAGCTTGTAACGGACCGGCAGCTGAAAGCCCCTGCCAAGGATGAGACTCTTTATGTGCTGGAACTAATGAAAG ATTTGGGAGTTGTGGTCGGGAAAGGGGGGTTCTTCGGGAACGTGCTCAGGATCACGCCGCCCCTCTGCTTCACCGAGGAGGATGctg ATTTCCTTGTGGATGTGATGGACTATTCATTGTCGAAGGTATAG